A region of the Bacillus basilensis genome:
CAATTGTATACATTTCATAGTCTTCTTCTAAATCAGTAACATACATCATTTTCCCTATTTGCTTACTTGTTTTTTCTCTTTCTATTAAAATATTATGCTCAATTAGTGTATCTATAATTTGTTTAGCACGAGCTTGATAAGTATGCTCCTGTACTGTTATTCGCCCCCGTTCTTGAATTTTCGCTTTCTTTTTTGGATGATTCAAAAAATAGCGTATTGCTTCAAGTGTTTCTTTTGATGATGAAACCGTAACTAAATCTTTCCCTGGTCTAAATATCTTCTTAACACCTGGAGTATCTAGCGTAAGAAGAAATCCACCTGATCCTAAAATTTCATACGTTCTTTGGGTAATTAGCTCTTGATAATTTTGTAACCCTATTATAATATCTGCCGAGTTATACACCTTATATGTCTCTAAATAGTGCATAGGACCATGAATCCAGTCTTTTGGTATATCCATGCCAAAAAAACGATCCATTTCATCCCATTTATTCCCCCAAAAATCAATACGAATATTTTTTTCCAAAAGCGGTCGAATTAGGACATTAAGGGCATGGCTTCTAAAATGATCAGGGTATTTTTCTAAAATATGAGGATATGCATTTGCAACAACTGCAATTGAACAATTGTATTCTGGGGATTTAGGAGATTTGTAGTGTGCTGTTTCTTCAAAGCCAAAGTCCAAATGAGCAGCTGGGACTCCTAATTGCCGATAGACTTTAACTGTTTTTGGACATATTGTAAACACAAAATCTGGTTTCATTCTTTTAACTAATGGTATAGACCAAATGTCTGTATAAGCAGGATCTTCCACCGCCCAATATATAAGGGGTATTGTTGTTTTCTTCATACATTCTCTTATTAAATCTTGCTTTATTTTTGTTTGTTCTTGCCCCCAACCAATTGAGATCACCAAATCCGGATTAAATTCTTCCAACATTTGCGAAAGATTTTTTGTTAACGGACCCGAAATTAAAACATCATGCCCATTTGCTTGAAATCCTCTCGGTAAGTTATTCTTCCATATATGGCTACTCTCTAAGAAAAGAATACGCATTTCATTTCACTCCTTAACCCACGCAATTATTTCAAATTTCTTACAATACATCTTAATTTTTAAGGTACTAAAAAAGACTACACGAGCATTTCACTTACTTTTACTATTTGGTATCCTTGTTTTTTCAATTCGGAGATTATAATATCTGTAGCAACAGCTGTTGGTTTTCCATTTAAATGAAATAATACAATATCCCCACCTTTAAGCTTTCCCAGTACTCTATTAACTATAGTTTCAACTGAAGGTTCTTTCCAATCAATTGAATCTATATTCCAATGAATTGTGTAGGGAAAACCGAGTTTACCAGCAATCTCTAGAATTTCTTTATTCCAATTTCCAAAGGGGGGCCGAAATAACGGACTTCCTTTCGTCTCTATAATTTTTTCAAAACACCTAGTTGTTTTCTTAAATTCCTTCATAATGTCCCTAGATGATAACTTCGTCAAATCCGGATGACTGTATGAATGATTTGCAATTTCATGCCCTTCTTTCACAATACGTTTAGCGAGACTTGGAAATTTTTCTACCCATGCACCTGTTAAAAACATCGTAGTTTGGATATCATGTTTTTTTAATACGTTTAAAATTTCTTCAGTCTTATCTGCATCAGCACCTGCATCGTAAGTTAATGAAATCATTTTTTTAGTATTTAATCCTTTTGAAATCAGTACAGATGGGAAAACCTTCAATTTAGAATCACTTGTATCAATTTTAATTAATTGACCTGCAAGAATATAGTCTGAATCCAATTCATTATCTAACTTAATTTTTTCTACTGAGATATCAAACCTTTTTGAAATACTTCCTAAAGTTTCTCCATGACAAATGGTATAATAATTATAATTTGTAAGCTCATGTTCATTTATTTTTCTTATTTTCAACGGTCTTCCAGCATCAATTTGATCGGAAGTAAGGTTGTTTAATTGTTTCATTGAACTGACAGTTATCCCTAGTTCATTTGCTATGCTAACTAATGTATCGCCATTGCGTACATTATAAATCTCAAACTCTCCCTGTTTATATGTCTTGTTCTTTTCATTTCCAAAAACATAATTACTTCTTTTCCCTCTAAATATCCCGTACTTTTTTAAAATATCAATCATATACTCTGCACGTTTCTCATAAGAATATTTTTCAACTGCTTTTCTTCCATTTTTTCTAATCTTTTCTCTCATTTCAGCATGCTGGAGGTAATAATTAACTAATTTAACAGTTTCCTCGGGTGAAGACGATGTTATAAGGTCTTTTCCCGCTTTGAATACACGATGAATTTCAGGAATATCGTTTGTTAAGAGAAGGCCTCCAGAGCCAAGTATTTCATACGTACGTTGCGTAAGCTGCGTAGGAAGATTTTGAAGCCCGATAATAATATCGGATGAGCTGTAAACTTTATTTGCATCTGTGTAATCAATATATCCATGAATCCACTCCCTTGGAATATCGACACCTAAAATATCCTTCATTTCATCCCAGTACCTACCATAAAAATCTATTCTAATATTATTTTCTAACAAAGGTTTGATTAATGTGTTTAATGATTGATGGCGAAAATGCTCTGGAAGATAACTCAATTTTTTAGGATATCCGTTTGCAACAAGTGCAACTGGGGCATAATATCTCGGGTCTCTATCCATTGGGTGATGGACAATTGGATGATAGCCGAAGTCTAAGTGTTCGGCAGGAATCCCCTTCTCTTTGTAAACTTCTACCATATCCGAGCAAATTGTAAATACAAAATCTGGGCGTGTTCTCTGTATATAAGGTAATGTAAAAATCTCTGTAGAAGTTGGATCTTCCGTTGCCCAGTAAACATGTGGAATATTAAATTTTTTCGTACATTCAAAAATCAATTGTTGTTTGAACTTAGATGAATTTTCTGGCCCCCATCCCATTGTTATAACTAAATCTGGTACAAAATCATCTATAAGCTTGTAAATAGTATGTTTATCTAAAGGGCCTGAAATCTTTACTTTATGTCCAGCATCACGAAACCCGTTTGGTAAACCATGAATCCACATTGGATGGCTCTCTAAAAATAAAATTCGCATATTTTCTCACCTCAAAAATGTGATATTTTTAACGTATTCCCCGAAAGAATTCTCCTTCCAGAGGCGTGTGAAGGGCCTAGCCCAACGATAGGTGGGAGATGAATTTCGGTTTGGCATAGCCAGAAACTTTTAATAAACTAGCTATATGAAGTTCTTTGATAACTTGATATAGAAGGTTGCAGGAAGAAAATAGCGTGCGAAAACCAAGCCATTCGGTTCCTGCGTAAAATATCAACCGTACCAAAAGAGCCTCCATGCGTTGGACATCTAGGGGTGGAACACCCCAAAGTAACGCTCAGGGAGACGAAAGGTTACTTTCGTCGTGGAACTGAGAAGCTCCCACTTCATGCTTTGCTAAGTGGCGAGTAGTTTACATATTTTTAATTCCTCTCCAACAAACGATCTATTGTTACAAATTCGTATCCTTTTGCGATTAATTCA
Encoded here:
- a CDS encoding glycosyltransferase, with product MRILFLESSHIWKNNLPRGFQANGHDVLISGPLTKNLSQMLEEFNPDLVISIGWGQEQTKIKQDLIRECMKKTTIPLIYWAVEDPAYTDIWSIPLVKRMKPDFVFTICPKTVKVYRQLGVPAAHLDFGFEETAHYKSPKSPEYNCSIAVVANAYPHILEKYPDHFRSHALNVLIRPLLEKNIRIDFWGNKWDEMDRFFGMDIPKDWIHGPMHYLETYKVYNSADIIIGLQNYQELITQRTYEILGSGGFLLTLDTPGVKKIFRPGKDLVTVSSSKETLEAIRYFLNHPKKKAKIQERGRITVQEHTYQARAKQIIDTLIEHNILIEREKTSKQIGKMMYVTDLEEDYEMYTIEKGDTLHGISKKFGVSIESLKKLNHLTSNIIVENERLAIKKKNIE
- a CDS encoding polysaccharide deacetylase family protein; the encoded protein is MRILFLESHPMWIHGLPNGFRDAGHKVKISGPLDKHTIYKLIDDFVPDLVITMGWGPENSSKFKQQLIFECTKKFNIPHVYWATEDPTSTEIFTLPYIQRTRPDFVFTICSDMVEVYKEKGIPAEHLDFGYHPIVHHPMDRDPRYYAPVALVANGYPKKLSYLPEHFRHQSLNTLIKPLLENNIRIDFYGRYWDEMKDILGVDIPREWIHGYIDYTDANKVYSSSDIIIGLQNLPTQLTQRTYEILGSGGLLLTNDIPEIHRVFKAGKDLITSSSPEETVKLVNYYLQHAEMREKIRKNGRKAVEKYSYEKRAEYMIDILKKYGIFRGKRSNYVFGNEKNKTYKQGEFEIYNVRNGDTLVSIANELGITVSSMKQLNNLTSDQIDAGRPLKIRKINEHELTNYNYYTICHGETLGSISKRFDISVEKIKLDNELDSDYILAGQLIKIDTSDSKLKVFPSVLISKGLNTKKMISLTYDAGADADKTEEILNVLKKHDIQTTMFLTGAWVEKFPSLAKRIVKEGHEIANHSYSHPDLTKLSSRDIMKEFKKTTRCFEKIIETKGSPLFRPPFGNWNKEILEIAGKLGFPYTIHWNIDSIDWKEPSVETIVNRVLGKLKGGDIVLFHLNGKPTAVATDIIISELKKQGYQIVKVSEMLV